In a single window of the Labrus mixtus chromosome 20, fLabMix1.1, whole genome shotgun sequence genome:
- the rundc1 gene encoding RUN domain-containing protein 1, which yields MSTEELSASDSEAVLAGAGERWAPVGAVASPEDESPSAGQPTQKGSSSANKQEMATRLEKLEEEQDLLNSSLLALTSHFAQVQFRLKQIVHAQSDEKERMLVELEEFAFRGCPHVVGCRAQDATQLENSSEREKRERLEAQREKQKDLIFQLKTQLDDLERFAYQEGSYDSLPQSVVMERQKVIIDELIKKLDVNLNEDIGNLSPEELRQRVDSAIAQIVNPARVKEQLVDQLKTQIRDLEMFINFIQDEVGNPLLSEGGHSQQTQAAGANSRSPGGKKKVDPEQAQKIRETGLQLIQKALAVLQIFAASQFGCGPGQVPQSMWPQESSGQDYGPLLQRLEAAVDKVRVMGSCRQTALDHVVNYTSDAALGPRDELVTAVRKELSIALKDLLAHGLFSPSQTMSLVLAPISCLLPYRPATQNMHPWELFVKFYHSKNGKAFVESPARQLSQSFSLPVGGGPVTVTPKQSLLWAIHTVLNEHGRYKRGPDTEFKALVCMALNEQRLVSWLNLLCKSGTLIHPHYQAWSYMAQTGFDGALRILGRISHLKFNLPVDLAVRQLKNIKDAF from the exons atgtccacgGAGGAGCTGTCAGCCTCGGACAGTGAAGCTGTCTTGGCCGGCGCAGGGGAGCGATGGGCACCGGTTGGCGCTGTGGCCAGTCCCGAGGATGAGAGCCCGAGCGCCGGCCAGCCGACGCAGAAAGGCTCGTCGTCGGCCAACAAGCAGGAAATGGCCACCAGGCTGGAGAAGCTCGAAGAGGAGCAGGACCTGCTGaactcctctctcctcgcccTTACCTCTCATTTCGCCCAGGTGCAGTTCCGACTGAAGCAGATAGTTCACGCCCAGAGCGACGAGAAGGAGAGGATGCTGGTGGAGCTGGAGGAGTTCGCCTTCAGGGGCTGCCCTCACGTCGTGGGCTGCAGAGCTCAGGACGCCACACAGCTGGAGAACTCG agtgagagggagaagCGGGAGCGCCTGGAGGCtcagagggaaaaacaaaaagatctcATTTTCCAGCTGAAGACACAGCTGGATGATCTGGAGCGCTTCGCCTATCAGGAGGGCAGCTACGACTCGCTGCCGCAGTCTGTTGTCATGGAGAGGCAGAAG gTCATTATTGACGAGCTGATCAAAAAGCTCGATGTGAACCTGAACGAGGACATCGGGAACCTGTCGCCCGAGGAGCTGAGACAGAGAGTAGACTCCGCCATCGCTCAGATCGTGAACCCAGCCCGggtcaaagagcagctggtggaTCAGCTCAAAACCCAGATCCGAGACCTGGAGATGTTCATCAACTTCATCCAGG ACGAGGTGGGGAACCCTCTCTTATCAGAGGGTGGACACAGTCAGCAGACACAAGCAGCTGGAGCCAACAGCAGAAGTCCAGGAGGGAAGAAGAAAG TGGATCCCGAGCAGGCCCAGAAGATCCGAGAGACCGgcctgcagctgatccagaaggCCCTCGCCGTGCTGCAGATCTTCGCTGCGAGCCAGTTCGGCTGTGGACCGGGCCAAGTTCCTCAGAGCATGTGGCCTCAGGAGTCTTCAGGGCAGGACTACGGGCCCCTGCTGCAGAGACTGGAGGCGGCTGTGGATAAGGTGAGAGTGATGGGCTCCTGCAGACAGACGGCCCTCGATCACGTCGTCAACTACACCAGCGACGCGGCGCTGGGACCCCGGGACGAGCTCGTCACTGCTGTGAGGAAGGAGCTCTCGATCGCCCTGAAAGACTTGCTGGCACACGGCCTCTTCTCGCCCTCCCAGACCATGAGCCTGGTGCTGGCCCCCATCTCCTGCCTGCTGCCTTACAGACCCGCCACACAGAACATGCACCCGTGGGAACTCTTTGTTAAATTCTACCACTCCAAAAACGGGAAGGCCTTCGTGGAGTCGCCAGCGCGCCAGCTCTCTCAGTCCTTCAGCCTGCCGGTAGGGGGCGGCCCGGTCACCGTGACCCCTAAACAGTCACTGCTGTGGGCCATCCACACGGTGCTGAACGAGCACGGACGCTACAAACGAGGACCGGACACGGAGTTCAAAGCGCTGGTGTGCATGGCTCTGAACGAGCAGCGGCTGGTGTCGTGGCTCAACCTGCTGTGTAAGTCCGGGACCCTGATCCACCCACACTACCAGGCCTGGAGCTACATGGCCCAGACCGGCTTTGATGGAGCCCTGAGGATCCTGGGCCGCATCAGCCACCTGAAATTCAACCTCCCAGTAGACCTGGCCGTCCGGCAGCTCAAGAACATAAAGGATGCTTtctga
- the rpl27 gene encoding large ribosomal subunit protein eL27 encodes MGKFMKPGKVVMVLAGRYAGRKAVIVKNIDDGTTDRPYSHALVAGIDRYPRKVTTTMGKKKIAKRSKIKAFVKVFNYNHLMPTRYSVDIPLDKTVVNKDVFRDPALKRKARREAKVKFEERYKTGKNKWFFQKLRF; translated from the exons ATGGGCAAGTTCATGAAGCCTGGGAAGGTGGTGATGGTCCTTGCTGGACGCTACGCCGGGCGCAAAGCTGTCATCGTCAAG AACATTGACGATGGCACAACCGACCGTCCTTACAGCCACGCTCTGGTCGCGGGTATTGACCGTTATCCCCGTAAAGTAACCACAACCATGGGCAAGAAGAAGATTGCCAAGAGGTCCAAGATCAAGGCCTTCGTCAAGGTGTTCAACTACAACCACCTCATGCCCACCAG aTACTCTGTTGATATTCCTCTGGACAAAACTGTTGTCAACAAGGACGTCTTCAGAGACCCCGCCCTCAAGCGCAAAGCCAGACGGGAGGCCAAGGTCAAGTTTGAGGAGAG GTACAAGACGGGCAAGAACAAGTGGTTCTTCCAGAAGCTCAGATTCTAA